Proteins from a single region of Carassius gibelio isolate Cgi1373 ecotype wild population from Czech Republic chromosome B15, carGib1.2-hapl.c, whole genome shotgun sequence:
- the LOC127972985 gene encoding sphingosine-1-phosphate phosphatase 2-like has product MHSALDVICGVVISVVIVAVSYLFFGNIEYIQLNNHLSPIVGVVLPLFLSFKYPELDHYSTTRGDTTIILACCSGCSVGYWINEHLGLTFDLDWPFPVTFALLTLAALGVGVARFLVRLGMLVLTRQAVRWASLRVLSRIDGESVSDVDARRRKEIEVPYKFST; this is encoded by the exons ATGCACTCTGCTCTG GATGTGATCTGTGGCGTTGTAATATCAGTTGTCATCGTGGCTGTGTCGTACTTGTTCTTTGGAAACATTGAATACATTCAGCTGAACAACCATCTCTCCCCCATAGTGGGGGTGGTTCTGCCCCTCTTCCTCTCCTTTAAGTACCCCGAGCTGGACCATTACAGCACAACACGGGGGGACACCACTATTATTTTAGCATGCTGTTCGGGATGTTCAGTCGGGTACTGGATAAATGAGCACCTgggtttgacctttgaccttgacTGGCCTTTTCCAGTGACCTTTGCACTGCTGACCCTTGCAGCGTTGGGTGTGGGTGTGGCGCGGTTCCTGGTCAGGTTAGGGATGCTGGTTCTGACCCGACAGGCGGTGCGCTGGGCGAGTCTGCGGGTGCTCAGTCGAATTGACGGAGAGTCTGTGAGTGACGTCGATGCACGCAGAAGGAAAGAGATCGAGGTGCCTTATAAGTTCAGCACATAA